Part of the Bacteroidota bacterium genome is shown below.
ATCATTACCGAGCTTTTTATTCCTGCATTTTTTGCTTTCAATATTCCTCTAACAGTAGAATCAAATGTTTCATTTTTATTAACCAATTTGAGCAATTCATCATCACCTGATTCTATTCCAACATAAATTAGCTTCAATCCGGAATTAGATATTTCCTTAAGCTCTTTATCTGTCTTGCTTAGGATATCATTTGGTAGGGCATAAGCAGAGATTCTTCTTACCTTTGGGAAACTTTTATTTATCAACCCCAGTATCCATAGCATCTTCTTTGAATTCAAAACCATAGCATTTCCATCAGCAAGAAATATTTTTTTTGTATCAGGATACAATTTTGAGGCTTCAATTATCTCTTTTTCAATAAGGTTATCGGCTTTTATTGAAAACTTTTTTGATGAATACATTTCACAAAAAGCACATTTATTCCAAGAACAGCCTAAGGTTATTTGAAAAATTAATGAATAAGCCTCACTTGGTGGACGGAATAGTGGTTCATCATAATTTAGAAGCATAAAGTGTTTTTAAAATGTTTTTTTTAGATAACAAAGATACAAAAAAGTATAGGGTGGAATTTTGACTAAATAAAAATAATAGTAATCTAAAAGAACTAAAATACAAACTCCAAACAAAAAAAAGGCTGACAGAACATTCCATCAGCCTTTTTAAATTAAGGGAGGCTCTATATTTTTTATCCAATTTCAATTTTACTTAATAATTGAATATCATTTATATCACTGTAATCATATTGATACAATCCATCAGAACCTATCATTAAAAGGACATTATTAAATGGGATTACATCAAAAGCATTTATTCCCGGATATTCAATAATAATTTGGATATCGTAAGGGTTAGTAACATTTAATATTTTAAGTCCTGCATCTCCATCACAAATAAACAAAGTTTTGTTATCAATTCCAAGCCCGTATGGGCTTTCTAGTTGGTATGTATTTATCGAAGAAGGGTAAGTAATATTACTAATATCAATTATATCTAATTGGTCGCTAAATCCCCCACAAGAACTTCCTGACCTAACTGTAACATAAGCATAATTACCTTCAACAACAACAGGATCACAAGCAGTAGCATGATCAAATGATGAAACATAAGTTGGAGTTAATGGATTGCTAAGGCTATAAATTAGCATTCCTGTTGTGGAACCGATGAAGAGATAATTTTGATAAACAAATAATGTTTCAATATTTCTGCTGGTTGATAATGATTGATTTGTATTAGATGGATTCTCAGGTTGACTAATGTCATAAATTTCTACTTGAAAGTTGTGAATTATATATAAATAATTGCTGAATGTTATAAAACGAGCTGTTGAACCGGCTTTACCTATTGCATCTCCTGAGTAATTATAACCTACTTCAGTATCACTTTTTGCACCCAAAACACTCATACCACCACCACTATTTCGTGGATAATTGTCGGTTTCAATTTTTTCAGTAATTTCTTTAACTTCCCATTCTGTTACTATTCCTTTTTTGCTATCATATTGAGCAACAGGATAATCGGAGTCATAACCGTTGTACTTATATTCAAAAGCATCTTCTATTCGTTTTGTAACTGTTACGTTAGTAATATCAGAAATATCCATTGCAACAAGGTCGGTATAACTGTCGGCATATAATATATTTCCTACTATTGAAATATCCACACATCCCGGAACTTTTATGAAAGCAATATTCTTAGGATTTGAAGGGTATTCATTATCAATAACATGAATTCCCTTATATTTTTCTACAACAAAAATATAATTTGATTTGAAAAA
Proteins encoded:
- a CDS encoding radical SAM protein gives rise to the protein MLLNYDEPLFRPPSEAYSLIFQITLGCSWNKCAFCEMYSSKKFSIKADNLIEKEIIEASKLYPDTKKIFLADGNAMVLNSKKMLWILGLINKSFPKVRRISAYALPNDILSKTDKELKEISNSGLKLIYVGIESGDDELLKLVNKNETFDSTVRGILKAKNAGIKSSVMILNGLGGKKYSNQHAINSAKLLNKINPEYFSTLVLSFPYGEKHFEKRFKGNYQIMNVVELLQEMKILLEHTELDKSVFRSDHASNYLVLKGILSRDKDKLLNLINNAISEPNEARLRDEWQRGL